The window ATTTTGAGTAATTACTTAAATTTAGTAAGAATATATGGATAGGGATGAGGTAACGAATGTACATTGAGTGCAACCTCAACACATTCGGTATCTCATTCCTATCCCTATATTCTTACTAAATTTAGTAAGAATAGTAAGAATATAAGGATGGGGATGTGGTACTTGATATACTGTGAGTCCCCaaatttagtaattttataCCTCCGAATCCATTGATAATGCACCAAAACAATCCTCATAAGCCTAGAAATTCTAAAAAGGATGCCAACAAATTTTGAGATATAAGGGGGTGTTTGGATAGAAGAAGTACCGACTTCTTTTAAGAATAAGCGTACTTAGAAGCTGAAGACCTGTTTGGACAAAAAAGAAGTTGAAgttaccaaacactttaacaACTTAAAAATTTCACTTCTACTTCTCACTTTTACTTCACTTatttagtttaagcaagaaatcATTTCTTTTAAACTTGTCCAAACAGCCCCATAATATCAAACCACACCTTCCTTTAAACATCAAAGCCCATTAACTGAACAACTGTCTCCACTGACATAAATTCATCCACTCTGCTCCTACCTTGTTGGCTGTTGCATTGTCCTAGCCTGGGCAATATTTCATGCATCGTACCCTCAACTGCGTGATTCAGATTGTCCTTGGCAAATAACCCCTAGCTAAATTAGATGTTAGATATTCTGTTAGCTATTTAGGTTAATCTTGAGCTCTAATTCTATAAATAGCTCATTAAACACTGAATTAACACTGAATGCTTCAAGGCTGAGTTCAATCAGGATGTCTCATATGGTCTTATTAAGTAGCACTCTCTGATCCTCATATTTGCACAAGGTTTGAGTTTGTTTCTGCCCTATATTCTACACTTAAGTTTGGTCATTTCTGTAACAAACCCCAACACAGGATGTTttttactttaatcacttatgttgtgtttggttggggtgaatgaaaatggagggaatggaatgaaagTTGAACTATAACGtagttgaatatttaataatttcattccttccaccaTTCCATTCTTATCACCCTTAACTAGAGCTCAAACCCTCCACTTTgtgaaggaatgctccattctttGTCATACTTATTTTCTACCCAAATctcatcatacaaaatttacACTAGCTCATATTTTTTCAAAGTCCTTCATCCTTcagtttatattttcttttgttttcactcattccattccattccattcactccaaccaaacacaacattagtcttgggtagtagtagtagtagtagtcaGTAATGCTTCCTGTAGATTTTGGTTTCTTCCTAGCTTTCCAGGCCTTTTTTTGGACTCTGATTCAATTATTCCATTCAGAATTCATAGTCACTTAATCAATTCTAAACTCTAAAGTAGATCCCACCCAATAACTCATTCACAATCAGTATCTAACAAGTACAAAAAACATGTTTCTACTTCAACATCATGCGCCATACAGAGAAATTCACTAGTTAACAAGAAAGGTAAAAATTAAACacattaatataaaagaaaatctaACATGAGATAATTAAATCAAACAGCCAGGAAATATAGAAAAGATATAAAAGATGTAGTTATTCAGTTTAGAATTTTTAGACACTTTACATATCAGTATCGAATATTATATGCCGTAGAGAAAAATTCACAACTTAACAAGAAAGGTAAATACTTAACACTTTTCATTAAAAGATAAAGTCTCAtggaataattaaattaaacacaAGTGCAGAAACTCTGAATGCAGTAAACTACATGTCCAAATTTATGAAAACCATATTAACGAATACTAGATTGAAGTCATGGCACTTCTTATTTATGGGTAACTAACCTAATCCAAACAATCTACCTTTGCCATTTACGATCTTCATAGAACTGATGAGAAGCCGCAAGCATTTGATGAGAAGTCGACCCTTCTGTCATTGAATGATATTCCATTACGTGCTGTGCAATTGGTTGCATGCCGTCACCATAGTAATTCAGGGGTGCCCTTGCAAAATTGTTTGGATAGCTAAAACCGTTCAAAGTCCCTGCCATCGTCGGATAATCATAACCATAAGATGGATTAGCATTATGCACAATGTTAGGCACAACACCAACATATTCATTACCAAATTTAACCATCATCTGGTTCCAGTTATGGTCAATAAATGGAAACCTCTGCTGGGGAATTGGAATTGGCATTGAGTGCATCCGCATTGGGTCTGAAATTGCTTGGTATGGTTCGATTTTCAAATACTTTGGAGCTTGATTTCCTGGATCAAAATCCAATCTCCTCTTCCTCTGCTGCTGCTGCTCTTGATAAGAGCCATATATATTATTAGCTTTCATTTGCTCCAGTCTAGCCTTTGCATTGCCAATATTGATCTCCAGAAGATTAACAGTTTTCCTAAGATCTTCTtccttgaagctctcaaacctCGAATCCCATGTTGGATACTTGGAGTTAACATTAGTGTTGCGTAATTTGGCTAGAGTCTGCTGGGCCTTCTTGTTCCTCTCTTGAAAGAAGTCTGATAGAAGAGTTGTCCTCTTTTTGCAATCCTCAGGCGACTGGCCTTTGTATTTGTCAATCAATTGGTGAACTTCATCACGATCCTCAGGCCAAACCTGGGGTTCAAGAGGAAGAGCCGGCGGTGTACCTTGTTCAGGGCCGTAAACAATCACCAGAGCCTTGATGTCACACAAAGTTGCGAGCTCAATAAGTTTCTTCTTCAAATTCGCATTCCTCTTCTGAAAAGTGCTATTTCGATGCTTTTCCTTCTTTACAAATTCCATTCTTGACTTTGCTCTGCCCATCTGCAAAACGAACAAATAAATTTTACACAGTTGAGCACCATGTAAAAaagtaatatacaaacatgGACTCTTAATCCATGAACAGGCCACACTATGCACAATATATTACGCAGGCTTCACTGAGAGAGAGTTGATTAATAGACATATCgaattacatatataatgcATTCGTATGAATGAAATTACTCAGCAAGATTACACAACTTCTCGGAATAatgattcaagaacaataaTAGATCGAGTAAAGTAACTATACAAAAACTAAGAACTAGATCAGAAGAATTAGATCCATGAGTAGACATGCAAAGGGAAAAATACCTGGCTTGTGTGTTTGTTTTCTTGTCTGTTTTCTTACAAGAAAACCTAGCTTGCatgatgtatatgtatatat of the Daucus carota subsp. sativus chromosome 4, DH1 v3.0, whole genome shotgun sequence genome contains:
- the LOC108192507 gene encoding agamous-like MADS-box protein AGL81 — translated: MGRAKSRMEFVKKEKHRNSTFQKRNANLKKKLIELATLCDIKALVIVYGPEQGTPPALPLEPQVWPEDRDEVHQLIDKYKGQSPEDCKKRTTLLSDFFQERNKKAQQTLAKLRNTNVNSKYPTWDSRFESFKEEDLRKTVNLLEINIGNAKARLEQMKANNIYGSYQEQQQQRKRRLDFDPGNQAPKYLKIEPYQAISDPMRMHSMPIPIPQQRFPFIDHNWNQMMVKFGNEYVGVVPNIVHNANPSYGYDYPTMAGTLNGFSYPNNFARAPLNYYGDGMQPIAQHVMEYHSMTEGSTSHQMLAASHQFYEDRKWQR